A window from Thermoanaerobaculia bacterium encodes these proteins:
- a CDS encoding DEAD/DEAH box helicase, with the protein MGSGADVPFHAPVADWFRSSFEAPTPAQRLGWPSIVVGRSALVLAPTGSGKTLAAFLAGLDRLMFSPEPPRERRCRILYVSPLKALAVDVERNLRAPIAGISAAAERSGTAYRVPSIFVRSGDTPAADRAAMRRHPPDILITTPESLYLILTSQAREVLAFVETVIVDEIHSLVPGKRGAHLAVSLERLEALRGDAPPLQRVGLSATVRPESEAARLLAGGTIDRAGRWRMRPVEVIDARSRKPFELSVEVPVEDMTRLGDEEPIPSGPAAARPKRSIWPSIHPRLLELVRAHRSTMIFVNSRRLAERLAGALNDLAGEEVALAHHGSVSRERRLVIEDRLKRGDLPAIVATSSLELGIDMGAVDLVVQIEAPPSVASGMQRIGRAGHRVGAPSKGIILPKYRGDLLASAAVARRMEEGLVEESFAPRNPLDVLAQQVVAIASDGTHDVDELFAMVRRAAAFSDLPRSAFEGVLDMLSGRYPSDEFAELRPRLVWNRAKGTVRGREGVRSVAVANAGTIPDRGLYGVFLAGQEKGKSARVGELDEEMVFESREGDVFLLGASSWRIEEITHDRVVVSPAPGEPGKMPFWHGDRAGRPVELGRAIGALARELAGTAPAEAARRLRAEGLDAKAAKNLLAYLADQKEATGEVPSDRTIVVERNRDEVGDWRVCVHSPFGGKVHAPWSMAVEAKIRRETGLEVETLWSDDGMVFRFPESDAPPETGLFFPDPAEAESLVTERLPETSLFAAHFREAAGRALLLPRRRPGMRQPLWRQRKRSADLLSVASRFPSFPIILETYRECLKDVFDLPGLAGILGDARARKIRIAAVDTDAPSPFAASLLFSYVANFIYDGDAPLAERRAQVLSVDLAQLKELLGEADLRDLLDGGAIEEVERRAQGLGEGRRVSSADSLHGLLLRVGDLASPEIARRADPAAPVEEWLRQLEDERRIARVAVAGEERWIAAEDLGRYRDAAGVVPPRGYPEALLAPVADAAGDLVGRFARTHGPFLPGDAARRLGMAESAVRAALDRLAERGRVAPGSFRAAAPEREWCDVEALRAIKQKSMARLRRQAEPQPRSALARLAVAWNAIGERRRGPEALWSAIEQLQGCALPASVLETEILPARVEGYRPADLDLLCATGEVVWCGIEPIGDRDGRVALFLADRASTLAPLPRSAGDELPRRVLEVLGRRGASFFADVQRELGAFTGDLAEALWDLVWAGRITNDTLAPLRSRIGKSTRQARKEGTGNLRRPRLSPPGTEGRWSLVPAPARRDAESALALARQLLERYGVLTREAVRAEGVPGGFSSLYRVLRQMEEAGRIRRGYFVEGMGAAQFAVPGAEERLRVPDREPKTVVLAATDPANLYGASLPWPDAAGPRPQRTPGALVVVRDGELLAFLPRGEREVTLFGEAPAAAVAEALAARASMPGRRGLLITRIGGEEAASSPAAEAFRKHGFSASRSGLLRRPSKSSEGEDA; encoded by the coding sequence ATGGGTTCCGGCGCCGACGTCCCCTTCCACGCCCCCGTCGCGGACTGGTTTCGATCGTCGTTCGAGGCGCCGACGCCGGCGCAGCGGCTCGGCTGGCCCTCCATCGTCGTGGGCCGGTCGGCGCTCGTCCTCGCGCCGACCGGCTCCGGCAAGACGCTCGCCGCCTTCCTCGCCGGCCTCGACCGGCTGATGTTCTCTCCCGAGCCGCCGCGCGAGCGCCGGTGCCGGATCCTCTACGTGTCTCCGCTCAAGGCGCTCGCCGTCGACGTCGAGCGGAACCTGCGCGCGCCGATCGCGGGGATTTCCGCGGCGGCGGAGCGCTCCGGAACCGCGTACCGCGTTCCCTCGATCTTCGTCCGGAGCGGCGACACGCCGGCCGCCGACCGCGCCGCGATGCGCCGGCACCCGCCGGACATCCTCATCACGACCCCGGAATCGCTCTATCTGATCCTGACGTCGCAGGCGCGGGAAGTGCTCGCCTTCGTCGAGACGGTGATCGTCGACGAGATCCACTCGCTCGTTCCGGGCAAGCGAGGCGCACACCTGGCCGTCTCGCTCGAGCGTCTGGAAGCTCTCCGCGGCGACGCTCCCCCTCTCCAGCGCGTCGGCCTGTCGGCGACCGTGCGTCCCGAATCGGAAGCCGCGCGCCTGCTCGCCGGAGGAACGATCGATCGCGCCGGCCGATGGCGGATGCGCCCGGTCGAGGTGATCGACGCGCGCAGCCGGAAGCCGTTCGAGCTCTCGGTCGAAGTGCCGGTCGAGGACATGACGCGGCTCGGCGACGAGGAGCCGATCCCGAGCGGACCCGCCGCGGCCCGGCCGAAGAGGTCGATCTGGCCCTCGATCCACCCTCGTCTCCTCGAGCTCGTTCGCGCGCACCGGTCCACGATGATCTTCGTCAACAGCCGGCGGCTCGCCGAACGGCTGGCCGGGGCGCTGAACGACCTGGCCGGCGAGGAAGTGGCGCTCGCGCACCACGGATCGGTCTCCCGCGAGCGCCGCCTGGTGATCGAGGACCGGCTGAAGCGCGGCGACCTGCCGGCGATCGTCGCGACGTCGTCGCTCGAGCTCGGGATCGACATGGGCGCGGTCGATCTCGTCGTCCAGATCGAGGCTCCTCCCTCGGTCGCGAGTGGAATGCAGAGAATCGGCCGCGCCGGCCACCGCGTCGGCGCGCCGTCGAAGGGAATCATCCTGCCGAAGTATCGCGGCGACCTCCTCGCCTCGGCCGCCGTCGCGCGGCGAATGGAAGAGGGGCTCGTCGAAGAGTCGTTCGCGCCGAGGAATCCCCTCGACGTCCTCGCCCAGCAGGTCGTCGCGATCGCGAGCGACGGAACGCACGACGTCGACGAGCTCTTCGCGATGGTCCGGCGGGCGGCCGCCTTCTCCGATCTTCCCCGCTCCGCGTTCGAAGGCGTGCTCGACATGCTCTCCGGCCGGTATCCGTCCGACGAGTTCGCCGAGCTCCGGCCGCGACTCGTCTGGAACCGCGCGAAGGGAACGGTGCGCGGCCGGGAAGGCGTCCGCAGCGTCGCCGTCGCCAACGCCGGGACGATTCCCGACCGCGGGCTCTACGGGGTCTTCCTCGCCGGGCAGGAGAAGGGGAAGAGCGCGCGGGTCGGCGAGCTCGACGAAGAGATGGTGTTCGAGAGCCGCGAGGGGGACGTCTTCCTGCTCGGGGCATCCTCGTGGCGAATCGAGGAGATCACGCACGACCGCGTCGTCGTCTCCCCCGCTCCCGGCGAGCCGGGGAAGATGCCCTTCTGGCACGGGGACCGCGCGGGGCGTCCCGTCGAGCTCGGCCGCGCGATCGGCGCGCTCGCGCGCGAGCTCGCCGGCACCGCGCCCGCGGAAGCGGCGCGACGCCTGCGGGCGGAAGGGCTCGACGCGAAAGCCGCGAAGAACCTCCTCGCCTATCTCGCCGATCAGAAGGAAGCGACCGGCGAGGTTCCGAGCGACCGCACGATCGTCGTCGAACGCAATCGCGACGAGGTCGGCGACTGGCGCGTCTGCGTCCATTCGCCGTTCGGCGGAAAGGTCCACGCCCCCTGGTCGATGGCCGTCGAGGCCAAGATCCGGAGGGAGACGGGACTCGAGGTGGAGACGCTCTGGAGCGACGACGGGATGGTCTTCCGGTTCCCCGAATCCGACGCGCCCCCGGAAACGGGACTCTTCTTCCCCGACCCCGCCGAGGCGGAGTCGCTCGTGACCGAAAGGCTTCCCGAGACCTCGCTCTTCGCCGCGCATTTCCGGGAGGCCGCCGGCCGCGCGCTCCTCCTGCCGCGCCGGCGGCCGGGAATGCGCCAGCCCCTCTGGCGGCAGCGGAAGCGCTCCGCCGACCTGCTCTCGGTCGCCTCGCGCTTCCCTTCGTTCCCGATCATCCTCGAGACGTACCGCGAATGCCTGAAGGACGTCTTCGACCTGCCCGGGCTCGCCGGGATCCTCGGCGACGCGCGGGCCCGGAAGATCCGGATCGCGGCCGTCGACACCGACGCGCCCTCTCCCTTCGCCGCCTCGCTCCTCTTCTCGTACGTCGCGAACTTCATCTACGACGGCGACGCTCCGCTCGCCGAGCGCCGGGCGCAGGTGCTGTCGGTCGATCTCGCTCAACTCAAGGAGCTCCTCGGCGAGGCCGACCTGCGCGACCTCCTCGACGGCGGCGCGATCGAGGAGGTCGAGCGCCGGGCGCAGGGGCTCGGCGAAGGGCGCCGAGTGTCGTCGGCCGACTCGCTGCACGGCCTCCTGCTCCGGGTGGGAGACCTCGCCTCTCCGGAGATCGCGCGGCGGGCCGACCCGGCGGCGCCGGTGGAGGAATGGCTCCGGCAGCTCGAGGACGAACGCCGCATCGCGCGGGTCGCCGTCGCCGGGGAGGAGCGCTGGATCGCGGCGGAGGACCTCGGCCGATACCGCGACGCGGCCGGAGTCGTGCCGCCCCGCGGCTATCCGGAGGCGCTCCTCGCGCCGGTCGCCGACGCGGCGGGCGATCTCGTCGGCCGCTTTGCGCGCACGCACGGGCCGTTCCTCCCGGGAGACGCCGCGCGGCGGCTCGGGATGGCGGAATCGGCCGTGCGAGCCGCGCTCGATCGTCTCGCCGAGCGGGGACGGGTCGCGCCCGGGAGCTTCCGCGCCGCCGCCCCCGAGCGGGAATGGTGCGACGTCGAGGCGCTCCGCGCGATCAAGCAGAAGTCGATGGCGAGGCTCCGCCGCCAGGCCGAGCCGCAGCCCCGCAGCGCTCTCGCGCGGCTCGCCGTCGCCTGGAACGCCATCGGAGAGCGCCGGCGCGGGCCTGAAGCGCTCTGGAGCGCGATCGAGCAGCTGCAGGGGTGCGCGCTGCCGGCCTCGGTTCTCGAAACGGAGATTCTTCCGGCGCGCGTCGAGGGCTATCGGCCCGCCGACCTCGATCTGTTGTGCGCAACCGGGGAAGTCGTGTGGTGCGGCATCGAGCCGATCGGCGACCGCGACGGACGCGTGGCGCTCTTCCTCGCGGACCGAGCCTCGACGCTGGCCCCGCTCCCCCGGTCGGCCGGCGACGAGCTGCCGCGGCGCGTGCTCGAGGTCCTCGGTCGGCGGGGCGCCTCGTTCTTCGCCGACGTGCAGCGGGAACTCGGCGCGTTCACCGGGGATCTGGCCGAGGCGCTCTGGGATCTCGTGTGGGCGGGCCGCATCACGAACGACACTCTCGCTCCCCTTCGGAGCCGGATCGGAAAATCGACGCGGCAGGCCCGGAAAGAAGGTACCGGAAACCTCCGCCGGCCGCGGCTCTCCCCGCCCGGCACCGAGGGAAGATGGTCGCTCGTTCCCGCGCCGGCGCGCCGCGACGCCGAGTCCGCCCTCGCGCTCGCGCGGCAGCTGCTCGAGCGGTATGGCGTCCTGACGCGAGAGGCGGTGCGCGCGGAGGGGGTTCCCGGCGGATTTTCGTCGCTCTACCGGGTCCTCCGGCAGATGGAGGAAGCGGGGCGGATCCGGCGGGGGTATTTCGTCGAAGGGATGGGCGCGGCGCAGTTCGCCGTTCCCGGCGCGGAAGAACGCCTTCGGGTTCCCGACCGGGAGCCGAAGACGGTCGTCCTCGCCGCGACCGACCCGGCGAACCTCTACGGGGCATCCCTCCCCTGGCCCGACGCCGCCGGTCCTCGCCCTCAGCGGACGCCGGGGGCTCTCGTCGTCGTCCGCGACGGAGAGCTCCTCGCCTTTCTTCCCCGCGGGGAAAGGGAAGTGACGCTGTTCGGCGAGGCGCCGGCCGCGGCGGTCGCCGAAGCGCTGGCGGCCCGCGCCTCGATGCCGGGCCGGCGCGGGCTCCTGATCACCCGGATCGGCGGCGAGGAAGCGGCCTCGTCCCCCGCCGCCGAGGCGTTCCGGAAACACGGCTTCTCGGCCAGCCGATCGGGCCTTCTCCGCCGGCCGTCGAAGTCGTCGGAGGGCGAAGATGCCTGA
- a CDS encoding DNA-formamidopyrimidine glycosylase family protein, with amino-acid sequence MPEGDTISRAAFTLRRALAGQTVRSFRSVAGNGALAGRRIEAVESAGKNLLVRFDDGRMLRTHMRMHGSWHLYRPGEAWRKPAGFARVVLETDDWTAVCFSAPVVEILRAGEERSHPALSRLGPDIVGGAFDADEAIARLRRHPELEIGDVLLRQDAISGIGNIWKSETLFRCRVDPFARVASLPDRALSEIVSTARRLMAARAGAASDPRRTTLAGWAVYRRSGRPCRRCGTAVAMRRQGRDRRSTYYCPGCQGTP; translated from the coding sequence ATGCCTGAGGGCGACACGATCTCCCGCGCCGCCTTCACCCTCCGCCGCGCGCTCGCCGGACAGACCGTCCGGAGCTTCCGTTCGGTCGCCGGGAACGGAGCGCTGGCCGGCCGCCGCATCGAAGCCGTCGAGTCGGCGGGCAAGAATCTCCTCGTGCGATTCGACGACGGCCGGATGCTTCGAACGCACATGCGGATGCACGGTTCGTGGCATCTCTATCGCCCGGGCGAGGCGTGGCGGAAACCCGCCGGCTTTGCGCGCGTCGTTCTCGAGACGGACGACTGGACGGCCGTCTGTTTCTCGGCTCCCGTCGTCGAGATCCTGCGCGCCGGAGAGGAACGTTCCCATCCCGCTCTCTCGCGTCTGGGACCCGACATCGTCGGCGGCGCCTTCGACGCGGACGAGGCGATCGCGCGGCTGCGGCGCCATCCCGAGCTCGAGATCGGCGACGTGCTCCTGCGGCAGGACGCGATCTCGGGAATCGGAAACATCTGGAAGTCGGAGACGCTCTTTCGCTGTCGGGTCGATCCCTTCGCCCGGGTCGCCTCGCTCCCCGACCGCGCCCTTTCGGAGATCGTGTCGACGGCGCGACGGCTGATGGCGGCGCGCGCGGGCGCGGCGAGCGATCCCCGGCGGACGACGCTCGCGGGGTGGGCCGTGTATCGACGGAGCGGCCGGCCGTGCCGCCGGTGCGGGACGGCGGTCGCGATGCGCCGCCAGGGGCGGGACCGGAGAAGCACGTACTACTGCCCGGGCTGCCAGGGGACGCCGTGA
- a CDS encoding PQQ-dependent sugar dehydrogenase, giving the protein MAAAAFLGAAASASAARRLPLDRIRLPPGFHIDVYADPVPRARSMALAPSGTVFVGTSDGNVYALRNRTGAPKAEQIVTVARDLHAPNGVAVRDGALYVAEISRIWRFDDIEKTLEAPRRPSLVTKALPPEEGHGLKVIRFGPDGQLYFGIGVPCNVCEKPDPYGTIMRMHPDGSGLEVFARGIRNSVGFDWDPASKELWFTDNGRDWLGDDAPPDELNRAPRAGMNFGFPYCHGGSIPDPDLGGKHPCSQFTPPEQKLGAHVASLGMRFYAGAMFPPEYRGRIFIAEHGSWNRSRKAGYRVTTVTVKNGRAAAYAPFAEGWLEGEHAWGRPVDVLVMPDGSLLVSDDQAGAIYRISYSK; this is encoded by the coding sequence CTGGCCGCCGCGGCCTTTCTCGGCGCGGCGGCCTCCGCGTCCGCGGCCCGACGTCTCCCGCTCGATCGGATCCGGCTTCCTCCCGGTTTCCACATCGACGTGTACGCCGATCCGGTGCCTCGGGCCCGGTCGATGGCGCTCGCGCCGTCGGGAACGGTGTTCGTCGGAACGAGCGACGGCAACGTCTACGCGTTGAGGAACCGCACGGGCGCCCCGAAGGCGGAGCAGATCGTGACCGTGGCGCGGGACCTCCATGCCCCGAACGGCGTCGCCGTCCGGGACGGTGCGCTGTACGTCGCCGAGATCAGCCGGATCTGGCGCTTCGACGACATCGAGAAGACGCTCGAGGCGCCGCGCCGCCCTTCTCTCGTGACGAAGGCGCTTCCGCCCGAAGAGGGGCACGGCCTGAAGGTGATCCGCTTCGGCCCCGACGGACAGCTCTATTTCGGGATCGGAGTCCCCTGCAACGTCTGCGAGAAGCCCGACCCGTATGGAACCATCATGCGGATGCATCCCGACGGTTCCGGGCTCGAGGTGTTCGCGCGGGGCATCCGGAACAGCGTGGGATTCGACTGGGATCCGGCGTCGAAAGAGCTCTGGTTCACCGACAACGGGCGGGACTGGCTCGGAGACGACGCGCCGCCCGACGAGCTGAACCGCGCCCCGCGGGCCGGAATGAACTTCGGCTTTCCCTACTGCCACGGGGGCTCGATTCCCGATCCCGATCTGGGCGGGAAGCATCCCTGTTCGCAGTTCACGCCGCCGGAGCAGAAGCTCGGCGCGCACGTGGCGTCTCTCGGGATGCGCTTCTACGCCGGCGCGATGTTCCCGCCCGAATACCGCGGCCGGATCTTCATCGCCGAGCACGGTTCGTGGAACCGCAGCCGGAAGGCGGGCTACCGCGTCACGACGGTGACCGTGAAGAACGGCCGCGCGGCGGCGTACGCGCCGTTCGCCGAAGGATGGCTCGAGGGAGAGCACGCCTGGGGACGGCCCGTCGACGTGCTCGTGATGCCGGACGGATCCCTTCTCGTTTCGGACGACCAGGCGGGCGCTATCTACCGGATCTCTTACTCGAAATAG
- a CDS encoding nuclear transport factor 2 family protein: protein MKIGRWMWTFSLAALLGAPALFAAAPSGASVVEGEWLRAMKANDLEAIVACYAPDAILWAPGRAEARGTNAIREAYRGYLTESVVKDVSLAHVDHRDAAGFSAGWGEFTLTLAPKAGGDPIVMRGRFTEVVEKLGGKWLYVADHASADPAPAPAPASK from the coding sequence ATGAAGATCGGCCGATGGATGTGGACCTTTTCCCTTGCCGCGCTGCTGGGCGCTCCGGCGCTCTTCGCCGCCGCCCCCTCGGGCGCGTCGGTGGTCGAGGGGGAATGGCTCCGGGCGATGAAGGCGAACGACCTCGAAGCAATCGTCGCGTGCTACGCGCCCGACGCGATCCTCTGGGCGCCCGGGCGCGCGGAAGCCCGGGGCACGAACGCGATCCGGGAAGCGTACCGGGGATATCTCACCGAGAGCGTCGTGAAGGACGTATCCCTCGCCCACGTCGATCATCGCGATGCGGCCGGTTTCTCGGCGGGATGGGGAGAATTCACGCTGACGCTCGCCCCGAAGGCCGGCGGGGACCCGATCGTGATGCGCGGACGGTTCACGGAAGTCGTCGAGAAACTTGGCGGGAAGTGGCTCTACGTCGCCGACCACGCGTCGGCGGATCCCGCTCCGGCGCCGGCGCCCGCCTCGAAGTGA
- a CDS encoding metalloregulator ArsR/SmtB family transcription factor, with product MGRNGIGALSPDALALVAARFRTLADPLRLRILQALEHEERNVGDLTASLRASQPNVSKQLKALREAGFVQRRTEGTSAYWSVSDPAVFALCDAVCRGLQARASSQARLLGSPAGPRRRR from the coding sequence ATGGGAAGAAACGGCATCGGGGCGCTGTCGCCGGACGCGCTCGCGCTCGTCGCGGCCCGATTCCGGACGCTCGCGGACCCGCTCCGCCTCCGGATCCTGCAGGCGCTCGAGCACGAGGAGAGGAACGTCGGGGATCTCACCGCGTCGCTCCGCGCGAGCCAGCCGAACGTGAGCAAGCAGCTGAAGGCCCTTCGCGAGGCGGGGTTCGTCCAGCGTCGGACGGAAGGGACGAGCGCTTACTGGTCGGTGTCCGACCCCGCCGTCTTCGCGCTGTGCGACGCGGTCTGCCGGGGATTGCAGGCCCGGGCATCGTCGCAGGCGCGACTGCTCGGTTCGCCGGCGGGCCCGCGTCGACGGCGCTGA
- a CDS encoding TolC family protein: MTRFRQLGLLAALASAGLAMPAAGEPPAGSPLSLSDAIAIARQASPAAAAAHARARSSEDQSRAASLFWAPDLAIDSVWDRTEVPARAFAQKLNRGEFTADDFALDHLNSPGFDANLETTFGLRLPLDLFGAGRSGKAAAQAAARADASRADAVDADVDLETIRAYFGVREADRTATAAAASLDAARELERSVTARKESGSALEADVLRVRTRRRQREVETARARTQVELARSRLRVHLGWGGDAPVVLSSEPDAEPPHVPLEEWLARAAAGNPDLAAATAAAAVPAAMERRERAAGRPALQLFGGWQDDRNSLSHGQGSATVELRFHWAVWDPARSARNAAAADAARAARESRRGAADAVRLDVEARWRDLDVARLEAQAAADGRREAAEVYRVSRERWEAGRAALVDLLDAESAAAAAEADEARASIRVALAQAVLERAAGKK; encoded by the coding sequence ATGACGAGGTTCCGACAGCTCGGCCTTCTCGCCGCTCTCGCGAGCGCCGGACTCGCGATGCCGGCCGCCGGCGAGCCCCCGGCGGGATCGCCCCTTTCCCTGTCCGACGCGATCGCGATCGCCCGGCAGGCTTCCCCGGCGGCCGCGGCGGCGCACGCGCGGGCCCGTTCGTCCGAGGATCAGTCCCGCGCCGCCTCCCTCTTCTGGGCGCCGGACCTCGCGATCGACTCCGTCTGGGACCGCACGGAAGTGCCCGCCCGCGCTTTCGCGCAGAAGCTCAACCGCGGCGAGTTCACCGCGGACGACTTCGCCCTCGACCATCTGAACTCTCCCGGCTTCGACGCGAACCTCGAGACGACGTTCGGCCTGCGGCTCCCGCTGGATCTCTTCGGCGCCGGGCGCTCGGGAAAGGCCGCCGCGCAGGCCGCCGCCCGGGCCGACGCCTCGCGGGCCGACGCGGTCGACGCGGACGTCGATCTCGAGACCATCCGGGCCTACTTCGGGGTCCGGGAGGCGGACCGGACGGCCACCGCGGCGGCGGCCTCTCTGGACGCCGCCCGGGAGCTCGAGCGGTCGGTGACCGCCCGGAAGGAATCCGGCTCCGCCCTCGAAGCCGACGTGCTCCGGGTCCGGACGCGGCGGCGCCAGAGGGAAGTCGAGACCGCGCGCGCCCGGACGCAGGTGGAGCTCGCGCGGTCGCGCCTTCGCGTCCACCTCGGCTGGGGCGGGGACGCTCCGGTCGTGCTCTCGTCGGAACCCGACGCCGAGCCGCCGCACGTTCCGCTCGAGGAGTGGCTCGCGCGCGCCGCCGCCGGAAACCCGGATCTGGCCGCGGCCACGGCCGCGGCCGCGGTTCCCGCCGCGATGGAACGCCGCGAACGCGCGGCGGGTCGCCCGGCGCTCCAGCTCTTCGGCGGCTGGCAGGACGACCGCAATTCGCTCTCCCACGGGCAGGGCAGCGCCACGGTCGAGCTTCGATTCCATTGGGCGGTCTGGGATCCGGCCCGGAGCGCGCGAAACGCCGCGGCCGCGGACGCGGCGCGCGCCGCCCGCGAGAGCCGCCGCGGGGCGGCCGACGCCGTCCGCCTCGACGTCGAAGCGCGCTGGCGCGATCTCGACGTCGCTCGCCTGGAGGCGCAGGCCGCCGCCGACGGCCGCCGCGAGGCCGCCGAGGTCTACCGCGTGTCGCGCGAGAGATGGGAAGCGGGCCGCGCCGCCCTCGTCGACCTGCTCGATGCCGAAAGCGCCGCCGCGGCCGCGGAAGCGGACGAGGCGCGCGCCTCGATTCGCGTCGCGCTCGCCCAGGCCGTCCTCGAGCGGGCGGCCGGAAAGAAGTGA
- a CDS encoding efflux RND transporter periplasmic adaptor subunit, with product MPRLAGVLFLLGIGAAIPACRRATSPPEAARAAVPVPVAAVRETRGGARSVPGVVAAKERAEIASRSSAEVLRVLVTEGSRVRRGERLAELDARELSARIDAARAALTAAAAEKSRTDRLAATGAATAREKEIADSGEAAARASLAEAEAAGPYLHVEAPFSGTVAAVPIHAGDRVSPGQPLLVVESDAGFEAQASVEADAAGRLRPGTPVAVRVDGILATLPGTVRAVSPSGDPQTHRFLVRADLPRDERLKSGLFAALEIPDPAAPARRLVPASAIVERGGLTGVFVVAAGRATLRWIDAGPREGGDVAVRAGLAPGETVALAPEGLTDGAPVEAVPR from the coding sequence ATGCCGCGTCTGGCCGGAGTCCTCTTTCTCCTGGGGATCGGGGCCGCGATCCCCGCGTGCCGCAGGGCCACCTCTCCCCCCGAAGCCGCCCGGGCCGCCGTCCCGGTTCCCGTCGCGGCGGTGCGCGAGACCCGGGGAGGCGCGCGCTCGGTGCCCGGCGTCGTCGCCGCGAAGGAACGCGCGGAGATCGCCTCCCGCTCGTCGGCCGAAGTCCTCCGCGTCCTCGTCACCGAGGGCTCGCGCGTGCGCCGGGGCGAGCGGCTCGCCGAGCTCGACGCGCGCGAGCTGTCCGCCCGGATCGACGCCGCGCGGGCGGCGCTCACCGCCGCCGCCGCCGAGAAATCGCGCACCGACCGCCTCGCCGCGACCGGCGCGGCGACCGCCCGGGAAAAGGAGATCGCCGATTCCGGCGAGGCCGCGGCGAGAGCTTCGCTCGCCGAGGCCGAAGCGGCCGGGCCTTACCTGCACGTGGAGGCGCCGTTCTCCGGGACCGTCGCGGCCGTGCCGATCCACGCGGGAGACCGGGTCTCCCCCGGCCAGCCGCTCCTCGTCGTCGAGTCGGACGCCGGTTTCGAGGCTCAGGCTTCCGTGGAGGCCGACGCGGCCGGGAGGCTGCGGCCCGGGACGCCGGTGGCCGTCCGCGTCGACGGGATCCTCGCCACGCTCCCCGGGACGGTCCGCGCGGTGTCTCCCTCCGGGGACCCCCAGACCCATCGCTTTCTCGTCCGCGCGGATCTCCCCCGGGACGAACGGCTGAAATCCGGCCTGTTCGCCGCGCTCGAGATCCCCGATCCGGCCGCTCCGGCTCGCCGGCTCGTTCCGGCGTCCGCGATCGTGGAGCGAGGCGGGTTGACGGGCGTCTTCGTCGTCGCCGCGGGGCGGGCCACGCTCCGCTGGATCGACGCCGGGCCGCGCGAAGGGGGCGACGTCGCGGTTCGCGCGGGGCTGGCCCCCGGCGAAACCGTCGCGCTCGCGCCCGAGGGGCTGACCGACGGGGCGCCCGTGGAGGCCGTTCCGCGATGA